TTTTAACCTAATGGGTGTGCAGACGTCAAGCATCATTATTCCAAACCAGCAACTGCGTGAAAGGTATGACCGGGAACTTAATACATTATCCATTGGTTCACCGAACATATTTGGTGTTGTTGCGTTAGAGGCTGCATACCGCCATGGAGAGGAATGGCTGGATCAGCTCCTCGAATATTTGCAGGGGAATCTGGAGTTCACTCTGGGTTATTTCAGCGAAAACATCCCGCAAATCAAAGTCATTCAGCCTGAAGGCTCATACCTTGTATGGCTTGATTGCCGAGAATTGGGAGTTGAAGAAATGGATCAATTTATGTTGCGCCGAGCAAGGGTTGCCATGAATGAAGGGCAGATCTTCGGTATGGAAGGAGAAGGGTTTATGCGGCTTAATATCGCTTGCCCGCGTTCGATGTTGAAAAATGCGTTGGGTGGCATAGAAAAAGCTGTTTCCTCTTTGTGTAAAGCGTAGAAATTTATTTTATTATAGAATTATTTCATACAGCCCTATAGCAGAGGAGGATAATATGGCAGGCTTTACCAGCATACAAAAATTTATTCAAGATTACGCTGAGAACACGGCAGGTATCCTTGGTCTGGATTTAACGGTGCTTGATGAAAAGGGCGTTCGCGTTAGCGGAACCGGCTACTATAAAGACCTCATTGGCAAAACGGCTCCGGAAGGCTCCTTTTTCAGAATGATATTGGAAACAGGGGAGCCTGGAGTGGTTTACGATGTGAAAAAAAATGAGTCGCAATGTAGGAGTTGTAAATTCGTGAATCAATGCAAAGAGCTCGCGACCATTGGGTTTCCTATTGTAAAGCAAGATAAACTGGTTGGCGTCATCGGCATGATTGGTTTTTCCCTTGAACAAAAGGAAAAAATGATTATAGAATCAGAGAACCTCATACAGTTTTTACGCAATGTTAGTACAATGTTGGTCAATAAATTAGCAATGCTGGACCTTGGTAAAGAACAGGGTTGCAAAATTCAAGAAGATATACCGGCATCCCCGAAATCCATTACTTTTGAAAACATTCTTGGTAAAGATTCCGGGCTTCAAGATGTTATTAAAAAAGCAAAAAGGATTGTCAACAGCCCATCCACTGTGTTGATTAGGGGAGATAGTGGTACGGGGAAGGAATTATTGGCTAAGGCGATTCATTTTGAAAGCAAGCGTCGAATGCATTCATTTGTAGCAGTTAATTGCGCTGCCATACCTGAAAGCTTGTTAGAAAGTGAATTGTTTGGATATGAGGGCGGATCATTTACTGGCTCAAGGCGGAATGGGAAAATGGGGAAATTCGAATTAGCGCACAACGGAACCATTTTTCTTGATGAAATTGGAGATATGCCGCTTTTCTTGCAGCCAAAGTTATTACGGGTTTTACAGGAAAAAGAGATTGAAAGAATCGGTGGTAATAAAGCGATCGAGATTAATGTACGGGTGATTGCGGCCACTCACCGTAACCTGGAGGAAATGGTAAAAAGCGGAACCTTTCGCGAGGATTTATATTATCGTCTCAATGTCCTCCCTCTCCATACCAAACCATTGAAAAAGCGGCGTGATGATATTGTTTTGTATCTCGAACATTTCATACATAAACATTGTATGATCATGCAAAGGAATCCACTGAGACTTGACCCCGTGCTGGAGAGGTGGCTCATTCGTTATGATTGGCCCGGGAATATACGGCAATTGGAAAACGCAGTAGAATATATGGTGAATATGGCCGAATCGGATATTGTGGGCTTTCAAGATTTACCTGACTATCTCTTTCAACGGGATCCTCTCTCTGTTGAGTGTGGTGGTTTAAGCTTAGAACAAATGATTTCAGAATATGAAAAAGACGTAATCCAGAGCTATTTCCTGGCTGAAAAATATCGAGATGATAAAGAACAGATTGCCAGGGAACTACAGATTAGCCTGTCTACTCTATATCGCAAGTTGGAAAAGTATAAATTATGTTAACTTCATCTTTACTCAAATAATATTAATGCGGGGAAGTGCTTATAGCATTTTCTCGGCTGAATTATAAGTGGAAGGCAGAGGTATTTTGTTAGTTAACAGAAAATTATAAAAAATAAAAAGAACAACAAGGTGAGCCTGCATACCAATTGTATTTGAACTATGAGTAAACAGGGGGTGCAATATGGGGAAATTAGAAGCGGAGATAAGCAACACCCTAGAAGGGCGAAATCAAAAGTCATCATTACAAAGGAAGCTGAAATCCAGACATTTAACGATGATGGCCATTGGTGGCGCTATTGGAACTGGATTGTTTGTATCCAGCGGATCGACGATTAGCACTGCGGGGCCGGGAGGAGCGCTTGCTGCATATATTCTGGTAGGAATCATGGTCTATTTTGTCATGAATAGTTTAGGGGAGCTATCGGCCTTCTTACCGGTCCCGGGGGCCTTTGATATCTATGCATCAAAGTATATCGATCCTGCGTTAGGCTTTGCGTTAGGTTGGAACTATTGGTATACAACCGCGATAACGGTTCCTGCAGATTTGGTGGCCTCTACCCTTATTATGAAATATTGGTTTCCAGACTCACCTTCCATATTGTGGAGCGCACTATTTCTGGGGTTGTTGCTAATCTTAAATGTTTTATCAGTCAAGGCATATGGGGAAAGCGAATATTGGTTTGCCGGAATTAAGGTCATCTCGATCATCGTGTTTCTCGTTATTGGGGTTGCCATGATTTTTGGAATTATGGGAGGGCATGCGGCCGGGTTCAGTAACTTTACCCAAGGGGATGCTCCTTTCCATGGCGGGCTTATATCTATCTTTAGTGTAGTGCTCATCGCTGGCTTTTCGTTTCAGGGAACAGAGGTGATTGCGACGGCCGCAGGTGAAACCGAAAATCCATCGAAAAACGTGCCGAAAGCGATCCGGTCAATCTTCTGGCGCATCCTTATTTTCTACGTGCTGACGATTTTTGTTATCGGTTTGATTATCCCTTATACGGATCCAAACCTGCTTAAATCCGGCGTTGAAAATGTATCTATTAGCCCTTTCACGCTCGTTCTTCAGAGAGCTGGGTTGGCATTTGCCGCTTCCGTAATGAATGCAGTGCTTCTTACCTCTGTATTATCAGCTGCAAATTCAGCAATGTATGCTTCTTCACGCATGCTTTGGGCTTTAGCAAAAGAAGGGAAGGCACCAAGAATCTTTGCTAGTCTTAATCGGAAGGGAATTCCCATGTTGGCGCTCTGTGCAACGGCAATTATAGGACTAGTCTCTTTTTTGGCTTCCCTTTTTGGAAATGGTTCCGTTTTTATATGGCTGATAAATGCTTCAGCCCTTACTGGATTTATCAAATGGTTCGGGATTGCCGCTAGTCATTACCGCTTCCGTAAAGCATATGTAGCACAAGGTCGAGATCTAAATGAATTGCCGTTTAAAGCCAAATGGTACCCTTTGGGCCCGGTTATCACACTGTTATTTTTTGTGGTTTTCATTCTTGGACAGACTCTTTTTTTCGGACATCAGATTGGCTGGGCGGAAATACTGGCTACCTACATTGGTCTACCTATTTTCTTACTTCTCTGGTTGGGTTATAAAATCATTAAGAAAACAAAAATGGTGCCGCTCATGGAGTGTGATTTTGAGCGAAAAGAATAAGTGGGAAGGCTGTTTCATGTAAGCGTTGCATTTAGAGGGATATTACATTCAAGTCCGTTTTAACGGAATTACAAAAAAAGAGGTGGTTTATATGATAAAAGAAGCAGTCATAACAAAAGAAGCCCCCATGGCTATCGGTCCTTATTCACAAGGTATTAAGGCAGGAAATATAGTGTACACTTCAGGGCAGCTCCCAATTGATCCTGAGTCTGGAGAAATGCCTAATGATATTGAAGGGCAAGCAAGGGTGTCATTGAGGAATCTTGAAAAGGTTTTAGAAGCGGCGGGATCAAGCTTACAGCAGGTAATAAAAACAACGGTTTTTTTAAGCGATATGAATCACTTTGCCGTGATGAATCAAGTATACGGAGAGTTTTTCCCTGATAATTATCCGGCAAGAAGTGCGGTTGAAGTTGCTCGTTTACCTAAAGATGCTTTTATTGAAATAGAAGCGGTGGCTATTATTTAATGATATATAATTGAAAAGGGAAGGCAGATTGATATTTAATGTAAATATGGCCAGTCTTAAACAAAGGCTCTTTTCGTAAAGATTGTTGTTTTTTAAAACTAAACGATTTAAGGTTGATTGGAGCGCAAGTGCGAGACTCCTGCTGGAGCAGCGGGACAGGTGAGACCGAACAGGCTTTTACGCCGAGGAGGCTCACCGCCCGCCCCGCACAAAGCGAGCATCGGGAGGGGAAATCAACCACACCGCTTTACTTGGTAAATAGCAACAAAGTATGCGAAAGCAGCCTAAACAAAAAACATCAGGAGGAGTTTAAAAAATGAATTTAGCACAATTCCCCAGGCAGCGATATACACCAACAAATACACCAATTGAAAGATTAGATCATTTTTCTGAAGTTCTTGGGGGCCCATCCATTTATGTTAAACGAGATGATATGCTTGGTTTGACGGCGGGGGGAAATAAAACAAGAAAACTGGAATTCCTTGTTGCCGATGCATTGGATAAAGGTGCGGATACGTTGATTACATGTGGAGGCATTCAATCCAATCATTGCCGTTTAACATTAGCGGCAGCAGTTAAAGAGAAAATGAAGTGCATTCTTGTGTTGGAAGAAGGTCTTGAAAATTCTGAACCAGATTTTAACGGTAACTATTTTCTCTATCATTTATTGGGCGCTGAACAAATCAAAGTAGTGCCTAATGGAGCGGACTTAATGCAGGAAATGCAGAAAATAGCTAAAGAGGTAACAGAGAATGGACATAGCCCGTACATCATTCCGGTTGGTGGATCGAATGTCATTGGTGCAACGGGATATGTGGCTTGCGCACAGGAGATCTTGGCACAGTCCTTTGACCAAGGGATTGATTTGAAGGCAGTTGTTTGTGTAAGCGGCAGCGGAGGAATGCATGCTGGTTTGGCCGCAGGATTTCATGGGAGTCAAAGTGGAATATCAGTAATTGGGATAAACGTAAGCAGAGGAAAAGCTGAACAAGAAGAGAAAGTTTATCAGCTAGTTAAAGAAACGTTAGCACACATCGGGATTCCACAGTCAATTCCTCGTGAGGAGATTACGTGTTTTGATGAGTATGTCGGACCGGGTTATGCTTTGCCTACACCTGAAATGGTGGAAGCAGTCAAGCTAATGGCAAGAACGGAAGGGATTTTGCTGGATCCGGTATATACGGGTAAAGCGGCAGCGGGACTCATCGATTTAATACAAAAAGGCACCTTTAAGCCTGAGGATAACATTCTATTTGTTCACTCTGGTGGAGCTTCATCGTTATACGCCAATACTTCTCTTTTTTATTGAATTATATGGCGATAGTGTGAAGCAAAAAACAATAGAGTGGAAGGCAAAGGAGCTTCTGGTTCTAAGTAGAGGTATATAGAATCAGCCCAATGAAGCCGTACCAACTAGTATAGGAATGAACTTATCTGATTTGCTATAGACTTTAACAATGCTTTCTCCTGGTGTGGGATAGAATATGATGAAAGTTATCCCGTTAATAGACCATTAAATAAGGTTTGTTATGTTGCATTAGGAAAACATTCACCATAATGTACTGTCCTTTCCTTCCACATATTCAGTTTTTTAGTCGCTGGTTCGATCCCAGCGCCTTCCAAAGGAAAATCTCCATTTGGCTATGCTGCTTACAGCTTAACCAAATGGAGATTTTTAAATCAATGGATGGAAACGAATTTACTCCTCAATTCCTCTTCCGTTACTTCGATCTTTCCTTTCAAATCTTCAGCCAGTAATACATAACTTTT
This sequence is a window from Brevibacillus sp. JNUCC-41. Protein-coding genes within it:
- a CDS encoding sigma-54 interaction domain-containing protein, with translation MAGFTSIQKFIQDYAENTAGILGLDLTVLDEKGVRVSGTGYYKDLIGKTAPEGSFFRMILETGEPGVVYDVKKNESQCRSCKFVNQCKELATIGFPIVKQDKLVGVIGMIGFSLEQKEKMIIESENLIQFLRNVSTMLVNKLAMLDLGKEQGCKIQEDIPASPKSITFENILGKDSGLQDVIKKAKRIVNSPSTVLIRGDSGTGKELLAKAIHFESKRRMHSFVAVNCAAIPESLLESELFGYEGGSFTGSRRNGKMGKFELAHNGTIFLDEIGDMPLFLQPKLLRVLQEKEIERIGGNKAIEINVRVIAATHRNLEEMVKSGTFREDLYYRLNVLPLHTKPLKKRRDDIVLYLEHFIHKHCMIMQRNPLRLDPVLERWLIRYDWPGNIRQLENAVEYMVNMAESDIVGFQDLPDYLFQRDPLSVECGGLSLEQMISEYEKDVIQSYFLAEKYRDDKEQIARELQISLSTLYRKLEKYKLC
- a CDS encoding amino acid permease, with translation MGKLEAEISNTLEGRNQKSSLQRKLKSRHLTMMAIGGAIGTGLFVSSGSTISTAGPGGALAAYILVGIMVYFVMNSLGELSAFLPVPGAFDIYASKYIDPALGFALGWNYWYTTAITVPADLVASTLIMKYWFPDSPSILWSALFLGLLLILNVLSVKAYGESEYWFAGIKVISIIVFLVIGVAMIFGIMGGHAAGFSNFTQGDAPFHGGLISIFSVVLIAGFSFQGTEVIATAAGETENPSKNVPKAIRSIFWRILIFYVLTIFVIGLIIPYTDPNLLKSGVENVSISPFTLVLQRAGLAFAASVMNAVLLTSVLSAANSAMYASSRMLWALAKEGKAPRIFASLNRKGIPMLALCATAIIGLVSFLASLFGNGSVFIWLINASALTGFIKWFGIAASHYRFRKAYVAQGRDLNELPFKAKWYPLGPVITLLFFVVFILGQTLFFGHQIGWAEILATYIGLPIFLLLWLGYKIIKKTKMVPLMECDFERKE
- a CDS encoding RidA family protein, with amino-acid sequence MIKEAVITKEAPMAIGPYSQGIKAGNIVYTSGQLPIDPESGEMPNDIEGQARVSLRNLEKVLEAAGSSLQQVIKTTVFLSDMNHFAVMNQVYGEFFPDNYPARSAVEVARLPKDAFIEIEAVAII
- a CDS encoding D-cysteine desulfhydrase — its product is MNLAQFPRQRYTPTNTPIERLDHFSEVLGGPSIYVKRDDMLGLTAGGNKTRKLEFLVADALDKGADTLITCGGIQSNHCRLTLAAAVKEKMKCILVLEEGLENSEPDFNGNYFLYHLLGAEQIKVVPNGADLMQEMQKIAKEVTENGHSPYIIPVGGSNVIGATGYVACAQEILAQSFDQGIDLKAVVCVSGSGGMHAGLAAGFHGSQSGISVIGINVSRGKAEQEEKVYQLVKETLAHIGIPQSIPREEITCFDEYVGPGYALPTPEMVEAVKLMARTEGILLDPVYTGKAAAGLIDLIQKGTFKPEDNILFVHSGGASSLYANTSLFY